The following coding sequences lie in one Phalacrocorax aristotelis chromosome 2, bGulAri2.1, whole genome shotgun sequence genomic window:
- the MC4R gene encoding melanocortin receptor 4 yields the protein MNFTQHRGTLQPLHFWNHSYGLHGGASEPNTKGHSSGGCYEQLFVSPEVFVTLGIISLLENVLVIVAIAKNKNLHSPMYFFICSLAVADMLVSVSNGSETIVITLLNNTDTDAQSFTINIDNVIDSVICSSLLASICSLLSIAVDRYFTIFYALQYHNIMTVKRVGVIITCIWAACTVSGILFIIYSDSSVVIICLISMFFTMLILMASLYVHMFMMARMHIKKIAVLPGTGPIRQGANMKGAITLTILIGVFVVCWAPFFLHLIFYISCPYNPYCVCFMSHFNFYLILIMCNSIIDPLIYAFRSQELRKTFKEIICCCSLRGFCDLPGKY from the coding sequence ATGAATTTCACCCAGCACCGTGGGACACTCCAGCCCCTCCATTTCTGGAATCACAGCTATGGACTGCATGGAGGTGCCAGCGAGCCCAACACAAAGGGCCACTCCTCGGGAGGCTGCTACGAGCAACTCTTTGTATCCCCTGAAGTGTTTGTGACTCTGGGCATCATCAGCTTGCTGGAGAACGTCTTGGTCATTGTGGCGATAGCCAAGAACAAGAACCTCCATTCGCCCATGTACTTCTTCATTTGTAGCTTGGCAGTGGCTGACATGCTAGTGAGTGTATCTAATGGATCAGAAACTATTGTCATCACGCTGCTAAACAATACAGACACAGATGCACAGAGCTTTACCATAAACATTGACAATGTCATTGACTCAGTGATTTGCAGTTCCTTGCTTGCATCAATTTGCAGTCTCCTCTCAATAGCAGTGGACAGGTACTTTACTATCTTTTACGCCCTCCAGTACCATAATATCATGACAGTGAAGCGCGTAGGGGTGATCATCACATGCATCTGGGCTGCGTGCACAGTCTCAGGCATTTTGTTCATCATTTACTCTGACAGCAGTGTTGTCATCATCTGCCTTATTAGCATGTTCTTCACTATGCTCATTCTCATGGCATCCCTCTATGTCCACATGTTCATGATGGCTCGGATGCATATTAAAAAGATTGCTGTTCTTCCTGGGACTGGCCCTATCCGCCAAGGGGCCAACATGAAAGGGGCCATCACTCTCACCATCCTGATTGGAGTTTTTGTTGTGTGCTGGGCTCCATTTTTCCTGCACCTCATTTTCTACATCTCCTGCCCTTACAACCCTTACTGCGTGTGCTTCATGTCCCACTTTAACTTCTACCTCATCCTCATCATGTGCAACTCCATCATCGATCCACTGATCTATGCATTCCGGAGTCAGGAGCTCAGAAAAACATTCAAGGAGATTATATGCTGCTGTAGCCTGAGAGGGTTTTGTGATTTACCTGGCAAATATTAA